A window of Spiroplasma syrphidicola EA-1 contains these coding sequences:
- the deoC gene encoding deoxyribose-phosphate aldolase — protein MKLNKYIDHTLLKPEATTKEITILCEEALKFDFASVCINPTYVKLASTLLKNSDVKVCTVIGFPLGANTTPTKVFEITNALENGADEIDMVMNISAFKSQDFDLVQADIAACKAVLKNNVLKVIIETCLLTKEEIVLASQIVLQAGADFVKTSTGFNKGGATVEDVKLMATTVGDQIKVKAAGGVRTKNDALEMIAAGASRIGTSGGVAIVQNQQHNDGY, from the coding sequence ATGAAATTAAATAAATATATTGATCACACCCTACTTAAACCAGAAGCAACAACAAAGGAAATTACTATTTTATGTGAAGAGGCATTGAAATTTGATTTTGCTTCGGTTTGTATTAATCCAACATATGTTAAGTTAGCATCTACATTATTAAAAAATAGTGATGTTAAAGTTTGTACTGTAATTGGTTTCCCTTTAGGAGCTAATACAACGCCAACAAAAGTTTTTGAAATTACGAATGCGCTCGAAAATGGGGCTGACGAAATTGACATGGTAATGAATATTAGTGCTTTTAAATCACAAGACTTTGATCTTGTGCAAGCAGATATTGCCGCTTGTAAAGCAGTGTTAAAAAATAATGTTTTAAAAGTTATTATTGAAACATGTTTATTAACAAAAGAAGAAATTGTTTTAGCTTCTCAAATAGTTTTACAAGCTGGAGCTGATTTTGTTAAAACCTCAACTGGCTTTAATAAAGGTGGGGCAACAGTTGAAGATGTTAAACTAATGGCTACAACGGTTGGCGATCAGATTAAAGTTAAAGCGGCTGGGGGAGTTCGTACGAAAAACGATGCTCTAGAAATGATTGCCGCTGGTGCAAGTCGAATTGGAACAAGTGGAGGAGTCGCAATTGTGCAAAATCAACAGCACAATGATGGTTATTAG
- a CDS encoding ECF transporter S component, with amino-acid sequence MEKKEPEIKVKQDLLWNRVKESIFKKELYNQKSLVFKITLAGVFLAIAVGLSLLEIFDIPMPWGATFGVRFFDTLVLIYSIAIIGLWFALLDGIALPWLHNLVDGHHSWLEMAFFMLSNILVIFITWFIYYIVFSAYRKEFVEENVEDHNIHDPHLTKTSHDHHHRIVKVKFWKKILAFSLVVPLCAIVEALAVLIVAKILLSTGAGGFEAHTEAGGHLVGSLPLDKGLYHEHSESNDLSPIFASWKNTLIFIGIFFGIFVGKYTISAILFIVLEQRSRQLIDRYGIYV; translated from the coding sequence ATGGAAAAAAAAGAGCCTGAAATTAAAGTAAAACAAGATTTACTTTGAAACCGTGTTAAAGAATCAATTTTTAAAAAAGAATTGTATAATCAAAAAAGTTTAGTTTTTAAAATCACGCTTGCTGGGGTTTTTCTAGCAATTGCTGTTGGTTTAAGTTTATTAGAAATTTTTGATATTCCAATGCCATGAGGGGCGACATTTGGGGTGCGCTTTTTTGACACGTTAGTGCTAATTTATTCAATTGCCATTATCGGATTATGATTTGCGTTATTGGATGGAATTGCATTACCATGATTACATAATTTAGTTGATGGACATCATTCTTGGTTAGAAATGGCGTTCTTTATGTTATCAAATATTTTAGTAATATTTATTACTTGATTTATTTACTATATTGTCTTTAGTGCATATCGTAAGGAATTTGTTGAGGAAAATGTTGAAGATCATAACATTCATGATCCACATTTAACAAAAACATCACATGATCATCATCACCGTATTGTTAAAGTTAAATTTTGAAAAAAAATTTTAGCATTTAGTTTAGTTGTACCATTATGTGCAATTGTTGAGGCTTTAGCTGTTTTAATTGTTGCGAAAATATTATTAAGTACTGGCGCTGGGGGCTTTGAGGCTCACACTGAGGCTGGGGGGCACCTGGTTGGGAGTTTACCTCTTGATAAGGGACTTTATCATGAACATAGTGAAAGTAATGATTTATCACCAATATTTGCTTCATGGAAAAATACGTTAATTTTTATCGGAATTTTCTTTGGAATCTTTGTTGGAAAGTATACAATTAGTGCAATTTTATTCATTGTTTTAGAACAACGAAGTCGTCAGCTAATTGATCGCTATGGGATATATGTTTAG
- a CDS encoding Pr6Pr family membrane protein, with translation MSLKQRNLYIKDWRFWFKIAAIFIGLFAILGEYINGMVNISNVWRIPEGSTDKVYVWALYDAQGNLHWDYAGYTVFFLSFFTIQTNILVVLWFIFAAIWHTKEGVHKFLKPYFSLAVAVYISITCIVYNLVLLPVGIANSGSGKGSALSAFSWVIQTFLHFIVPMLCIIYVIFFLKKDNLVSNKQFIKKYYGNYVIYVVVYGVYAIIRGLLREFSGKLVSTAYPYFFLQVTAPKILGLPGYAWFIIVVFVLLAMILGFATLYNFAFNRLNKKKQLTPASK, from the coding sequence ATGTCATTAAAACAACGTAACTTATACATTAAAGATTGACGATTTTGATTTAAAATTGCTGCAATTTTTATTGGGCTATTTGCCATTTTAGGTGAATATATTAATGGAATGGTCAATATTTCAAATGTTTGAAGAATTCCGGAAGGTTCAACAGATAAAGTTTATGTTTGGGCGCTGTATGATGCCCAAGGTAATCTTCACTGAGATTATGCAGGTTATACGGTCTTTTTCTTATCATTTTTTACAATTCAAACTAACATTTTAGTAGTATTATGATTTATTTTTGCCGCAATCTGACATACTAAAGAAGGGGTACATAAATTTTTAAAACCATACTTTAGTTTAGCTGTTGCCGTTTATATTTCAATTACATGTATTGTTTATAACTTGGTTTTATTACCAGTTGGAATAGCAAATAGTGGAAGTGGAAAAGGATCAGCTTTAAGTGCATTTAGCTGAGTAATTCAAACCTTCTTACACTTTATTGTTCCAATGCTATGTATTATCTATGTGATTTTCTTCTTGAAAAAAGATAACTTAGTTTCAAATAAACAATTTATCAAAAAATACTACGGTAATTATGTTATCTATGTTGTAGTTTATGGTGTATATGCTATTATCCGTGGGTTGTTGAGAGAATTTAGTGGTAAACTAGTTTCAACTGCATATCCATACTTCTTTTTACAAGTAACAGCCCCAAAAATTTTAGGGTTACCAGGATATGCTTGATTTATTATTGTTGTTTTTGTCTTATTAGCAATGATTTTAGGCTTTGCAACATTATATAATTTTGCTTTCAACCGTTTAAATAAGAAAAAACAATTAACGCCAGCAAGTAAATAA
- a CDS encoding RsmE family RNA methyltransferase — protein sequence MHRFFAQNFDGTFFTLEPDDLKQIKTVLKFRQGEHLICIFNGQHYEAAVNYQDSTIKIILVQALLSNHESPVAITLIAGLIRGPKWDFLLQKATELGVKAIVPFQFERSVVQLKNENSTNKLARWQKICKEASEQSYRNEIPTVFPIMNKLGEIKKFCGEINFVCYENANLGARLNDVLAKPGKTITFVIGPEGGLTPQEIDQLQKLGFDNVSLGARILRAETASLAVLSAILYQKEL from the coding sequence ATGCATCGTTTTTTTGCTCAAAACTTTGATGGTACTTTTTTTACCTTAGAACCAGATGATTTAAAACAAATTAAAACAGTCTTAAAATTTCGTCAGGGCGAACATTTAATTTGTATTTTTAATGGTCAACATTATGAAGCGGCTGTTAATTATCAAGATAGCACTATTAAAATTATTTTGGTGCAAGCGCTATTATCAAACCACGAATCGCCAGTTGCAATTACTTTAATTGCTGGTTTAATTCGGGGGCCAAAATGAGACTTTTTATTACAAAAGGCAACAGAATTAGGCGTTAAGGCAATTGTTCCATTTCAGTTTGAACGTTCTGTGGTACAATTAAAGAATGAAAATAGCACTAACAAATTAGCGCGCTGACAAAAAATCTGTAAAGAAGCTAGCGAACAGTCTTACCGCAATGAAATTCCAACAGTTTTTCCAATTATGAATAAACTGGGGGAAATTAAGAAGTTTTGTGGGGAAATTAATTTTGTTTGTTATGAAAATGCAAATTTAGGAGCGCGACTAAATGATGTCTTAGCAAAACCAGGTAAGACAATTACTTTTGTGATTGGTCCAGAAGGTGGTTTAACACCCCAAGAAATTGATCAATTACAAAAGTTAGGTTTTGATAATGTCTCGTTAGGTGCTCGGATTTTACGAGCAGAAACAGCAAGTTTGGCAGTGTTAAGTGCCATTCTTTATCAAAAGGAATTATAA
- a CDS encoding HU family DNA-binding protein has translation MSKKELVELLAGQFNKTKVESAEIVDFIFDKISANLVKGNEVAIAGFGKFSVTARAAREGRNPATGETIKIAASKAAKFKPAKQLKDALN, from the coding sequence ATGTCAAAAAAAGAATTAGTAGAATTATTAGCAGGACAATTTAACAAAACTAAAGTTGAATCAGCTGAAATCGTAGATTTTATCTTTGATAAAATTTCAGCAAATTTAGTAAAAGGGAACGAAGTTGCTATTGCTGGATTTGGAAAATTCTCAGTTACAGCACGTGCAGCAAGAGAAGGAAGAAACCCAGCTACTGGTGAAACAATTAAAATTGCAGCATCAAAAGCAGCTAAATTTAAACCAGCAAAACAATTAAAAGATGCTTTAAACTAG
- a CDS encoding Gfo/Idh/MocA family protein, with protein MLRIGTIGTGMIVSEFINACRENKEVEITCLYSRSLDKAKIFSLKNNLQVRMVDNFEEMLDYIDIIYIASPNGLHYQQAKYFLQQQKHVLLEKPAAFCQSEVIDLKNIALMNNVILMEAFKPIHLPEFQILKKTVDEIKPFLANFNWNKYSSRMKDVLNDEYPSVFDEILGRGSLYDALIYPVELAGALFGPIKEVKAMSHKLKNGVDINNIVLLRHQNNIFTSIVCSKATNGKSESEILSYDYTITFNNLTSIDNLVLHRREEDDEQQLTATSTNPNRMTYELNVFLDLINSNNFTEMERLLDLTINAIGALEAIDRNQNQQGEFIDEIK; from the coding sequence ATGTTAAGAATTGGCACAATTGGAACTGGGATGATTGTTAGTGAATTTATTAATGCCTGCCGAGAAAATAAGGAAGTGGAAATTACTTGTCTTTATTCTCGTAGTTTAGATAAAGCAAAAATTTTTAGTTTAAAAAATAATTTACAAGTCCGGATGGTTGATAATTTTGAGGAAATGCTTGATTACATTGATATAATTTACATCGCCTCACCAAATGGACTACATTATCAGCAAGCCAAATATTTTTTACAACAACAAAAGCATGTTTTACTAGAAAAACCAGCCGCTTTTTGCCAAAGCGAAGTTATTGATCTAAAAAATATTGCTTTAATGAATAATGTTATTTTAATGGAAGCTTTTAAACCAATTCATTTACCAGAGTTTCAAATCTTGAAAAAAACGGTTGATGAAATAAAGCCATTTTTGGCTAATTTTAACTGGAATAAATATTCAAGTCGGATGAAAGATGTCTTAAATGATGAATATCCATCAGTTTTTGATGAAATATTAGGACGGGGTTCATTATACGATGCCTTAATTTATCCTGTTGAATTAGCAGGGGCTTTATTTGGTCCGATTAAAGAAGTTAAAGCAATGAGTCATAAGTTAAAAAATGGGGTTGATATTAATAATATTGTCCTATTACGTCACCAAAATAATATTTTTACAAGTATTGTTTGTTCGAAAGCCACAAATGGTAAAAGTGAAAGTGAAATTTTAAGTTATGACTATACAATTACTTTTAATAATTTAACTAGTATTGATAACTTAGTACTCCATCGCCGTGAAGAAGATGATGAACAACAGTTAACAGCTACATCTACAAATCCTAATAGAATGACATATGAATTAAATGTCTTTCTTGATCTTATTAATAGTAATAATTTTACAGAAATGGAACGGTTATTAGATTTAACAATTAATGCAATTGGCGCATTGGAAGCGATTGACCGTAATCAAAATCAGCAAGGAGAATTTATTGATGAAATTAAATAA
- a CDS encoding DivIVA domain-containing protein, whose product MKTIKLRAVDVVNKEFQVDYQGYDPHEVDVFLDMVAVDYQMFEAITNDFNKEIKYLRQQINDLQDKNDVLKAQLDETKAQKARLEEEGFSKADLIKRIHNLEGKLKND is encoded by the coding sequence GTGAAAACAATTAAATTAAGAGCAGTTGATGTTGTCAATAAAGAATTTCAAGTTGATTATCAGGGATATGATCCCCATGAAGTCGATGTTTTTTTAGATATGGTAGCTGTTGATTATCAAATGTTTGAAGCAATTACTAATGACTTCAATAAGGAAATTAAATACCTTCGCCAACAGATTAATGATCTCCAAGATAAAAATGATGTTTTAAAAGCCCAACTAGATGAAACAAAAGCCCAAAAAGCGCGTCTAGAAGAGGAAGGTTTTTCAAAAGCAGATTTAATTAAACGGATTCATAATTTAGAAGGTAAATTAAAAAATGACTAA
- a CDS encoding ATP-binding cassette domain-containing protein: protein MIKLEKVSKYFGKIQVLKDINLEIQEGESIAILGANGSGKTTLVEMIAGSLKPSSGKIIHSDKNINIGIQFQDGSWPLGTTPKDLIIFYKGNNYEKDNYVLELLDIFELNLLLKKDLNSLSAGQKQRFNSFLSVVNEPKILILDELITGLDLKMQVKLTNFFNKFRTEKKISLIIVSHIPEEVEILSDRIIILKDGFIFEDVKMQDMLTKYGSVRKRLVNFFENENK, encoded by the coding sequence ATGATTAAGTTAGAAAAAGTGTCGAAATATTTTGGTAAGATACAAGTTTTAAAAGATATAAATTTAGAAATTCAGGAAGGTGAATCAATTGCTATTTTAGGGGCTAATGGTTCAGGAAAAACTACATTAGTAGAAATGATTGCTGGAAGTTTGAAACCATCATCAGGTAAAATAATTCATTCAGATAAAAATATTAATATTGGTATTCAATTTCAAGATGGCTCATGACCGCTTGGAACAACACCAAAAGATCTAATTATTTTTTACAAAGGTAACAATTATGAAAAAGATAATTATGTTTTAGAATTACTAGATATTTTTGAATTAAATTTACTCTTAAAAAAAGATCTTAATTCTTTATCAGCTGGACAAAAACAAAGATTTAATTCTTTTTTATCAGTTGTAAATGAACCTAAAATTTTAATTTTAGATGAATTAATTACTGGTTTGGATTTAAAAATGCAAGTAAAATTAACTAATTTTTTCAATAAATTTAGAACTGAGAAAAAAATATCATTAATTATTGTTTCTCATATTCCTGAAGAAGTTGAAATATTAAGTGACCGTATAATTATTTTAAAAGATGGTTTTATATTTGAAGATGTAAAAATGCAAGATATGTTAACAAAATATGGTTCAGTACGAAAAAGGCTGGTGAATTTTTTTGAAAATGAAAATAAATAA
- a CDS encoding DnaD family protein — translation MNHYKLISLSEEQLVLIMLIMNCSSSDKRFITPLEISNHSNFTETQAKAMLDELKQQGFINITMKKGALEMDLSPIFKKIMIIIENNETNLEKQFLYQQVDVLLQNPLTNDEKIVLNKYLNDEISDFQLTLILNNYQGKKLVFKELLKLIEDYIKTKPKSLTKYNWLLDN, via the coding sequence TTGAATCATTACAAGTTAATAAGTTTATCAGAAGAACAGTTAGTATTAATTATGTTAATAATGAACTGTTCTTCTTCTGATAAAAGGTTTATTACACCATTAGAAATTTCAAATCATTCAAATTTTACTGAAACACAAGCGAAAGCAATGTTGGATGAGCTAAAACAACAAGGTTTTATTAATATCACAATGAAAAAAGGGGCCCTGGAAATGGATTTGTCACCAATTTTTAAAAAAATTATGATTATTATTGAAAACAATGAAACGAATTTAGAAAAACAATTTTTGTATCAACAAGTTGATGTGTTATTACAAAACCCATTAACAAATGACGAAAAAATTGTTTTAAATAAATATCTTAATGATGAAATTTCTGATTTCCAATTAACATTAATTCTAAATAACTATCAAGGTAAAAAACTTGTTTTCAAAGAATTATTGAAATTAATTGAAGATTATATTAAAACTAAACCAAAATCTTTAACTAAATATAATTGACTACTTGATAATTAA
- a CDS encoding aldose epimerase family protein, producing the protein MYLLENGELQAKIAQEPFELISLTKNGQEYIYQQNSSWKKSWPICFPIVGKLIDDQYWYRNQVYKMTGHGFFRSITKWELLEHSATKLVVKYDGDDFLAIYPFRFCLKVTYELTTTGLINTVEVINLSNDDLPYNFGWHPAFKVNPNVGKVIFDQSSQVMEIPGGQFLGKELVGEVLTEFDIKSHDFDQGQCYAVFGHKLTTVKIEDDLRELEIVVKNYPNLLLWKVDNGAEFICVEPWDGHHDDYNFATTPFDEKPWINHLKRQENKTYQLVITIKK; encoded by the coding sequence ATGTATCTTTTAGAAAATGGCGAATTACAAGCAAAAATTGCCCAAGAACCTTTTGAACTAATTTCGTTGACAAAAAATGGGCAGGAATATATTTATCAACAAAACAGTAGTTGAAAAAAATCATGACCAATTTGTTTTCCAATTGTTGGAAAATTAATTGATGACCAATATTGGTATCGCAATCAAGTCTATAAAATGACAGGTCATGGATTTTTTCGTTCAATTACAAAGTGAGAATTACTTGAACATAGTGCAACAAAATTAGTTGTTAAATACGATGGCGATGATTTTTTAGCAATTTATCCTTTTCGCTTCTGTTTAAAAGTCACTTATGAATTAACAACAACTGGCTTAATTAATACTGTCGAAGTGATAAATTTAAGTAATGATGATTTACCATATAATTTTGGCTGACACCCTGCTTTTAAAGTAAATCCAAATGTTGGGAAGGTTATTTTTGATCAGTCATCCCAAGTAATGGAAATTCCAGGGGGCCAATTTTTAGGAAAAGAATTAGTTGGGGAAGTTCTTACAGAATTTGACATTAAAAGCCATGATTTTGATCAAGGTCAGTGTTATGCGGTTTTTGGCCACAAATTAACAACTGTTAAGATTGAAGATGACTTACGTGAACTTGAAATTGTCGTTAAAAATTACCCAAATTTATTACTTTGAAAAGTTGATAATGGGGCTGAATTTATTTGTGTTGAGCCATGAGATGGCCATCATGATGATTATAATTTTGCCACAACCCCATTCGATGAAAAACCATGAATTAATCATTTAAAACGACAAGAAAATAAAACTTATCAGTTAGTTATTACAATTAAAAAATAG
- a CDS encoding GDSL-type esterase/lipase family protein, translating to MKQKKIAILGDSLTFGYLPMGRGQMAQADNWPVKLKDLLQEHYQDYEITLVINAWPGRTIVPPRIDFGFPQDNGQAQVPKLLQQAGPFDLFIVFLGTNDFFGEDAYQKMTGEKDNDISKTIVDNLSQLLKQMASLVVNSEGHKKYQELIICPPKVITKTDGELLTDLPAIFEAHFANAGVGVVNLQQTANPQPEDYQNYDGIHYTVQETRAVAQAIFNKIVADNLLAIN from the coding sequence ATGAAACAGAAAAAAATAGCTATTTTAGGTGATTCCTTAACCTTTGGATATTTACCAATGGGACGTGGTCAAATGGCCCAAGCGGATAATTGACCAGTAAAATTAAAAGACCTTTTACAAGAGCACTATCAAGACTATGAAATTACTTTAGTTATTAATGCTTGACCAGGGCGAACAATTGTTCCGCCACGAATTGATTTTGGTTTTCCCCAAGATAATGGTCAAGCCCAGGTCCCAAAACTATTACAACAAGCTGGTCCTTTTGATCTTTTTATTGTCTTTTTAGGAACTAATGATTTTTTTGGCGAAGACGCTTATCAAAAAATGACGGGGGAAAAAGACAATGATATTAGTAAAACAATTGTTGATAATTTATCACAGTTATTAAAACAAATGGCAAGTTTGGTCGTTAACAGTGAAGGTCACAAAAAATATCAGGAGTTAATTATTTGCCCACCGAAAGTAATTACCAAAACAGATGGGGAATTATTAACAGATTTACCAGCTATTTTTGAAGCGCATTTTGCCAATGCCGGAGTTGGGGTTGTCAATTTACAACAAACAGCAAATCCGCAGCCCGAAGATTATCAAAATTATGATGGGATTCATTATACAGTGCAAGAAACTAGGGCAGTTGCACAGGCAATATTTAATAAAATTGTGGCAGATAATTTATTAGCCATTAATTAG
- the coaE gene encoding dephospho-CoA kinase (Dephospho-CoA kinase (CoaE) performs the final step in coenzyme A biosynthesis.): MIIGVYGPIGAGKSTLCHYLAENYHYDYLSADQIAQTVMVSEIVLAFFTKHYPAVVIDEGYDKAQLRQLLFTNQTAAKKIRDFLWPLVGDKITEIITASQNKNIVIEAVAFKDLKIILDYTIFITAPTETLFKRVEERNTIWTPAEINSLLTIQAELFTSEKYDFKIINNTFEQELFKKIDQIMVKMEGNN, translated from the coding sequence ATGATTATTGGGGTATATGGACCAATTGGCGCTGGAAAATCAACTTTATGTCACTATCTTGCTGAGAATTATCATTATGATTATTTATCAGCAGATCAAATCGCCCAAACAGTGATGGTTAGTGAAATAGTGCTTGCTTTTTTTACGAAACATTATCCAGCAGTAGTGATTGATGAAGGCTATGATAAAGCACAACTTCGCCAATTATTATTTACCAATCAAACTGCTGCTAAAAAAATTCGCGATTTCTTATGGCCTTTAGTAGGTGATAAAATTACAGAAATTATTACGGCCAGTCAAAATAAAAATATTGTTATTGAGGCAGTTGCATTTAAGGATTTAAAAATAATTCTTGATTATACAATTTTTATTACGGCTCCAACCGAAACTTTGTTTAAAAGAGTGGAAGAACGAAATACGATTTGAACACCAGCGGAAATTAATTCATTATTAACAATTCAAGCAGAATTATTTACTAGCGAGAAATATGATTTTAAAATAATAAATAATACTTTTGAACAGGAACTATTTAAGAAAATTGACCAAATAATGGTCAAAATGGAAGGAAATAACTAA
- a CDS encoding Holliday junction resolvase RecU, which produces MVIIDWKGSEIIHLTANRGMFLETLINYTINEYKSKNIALFNKRPVNIIPLVKNGAIIEKGYFKEKSTCDYYGLFRGTYVEFEAKETFKEKFNLALLKKHQLEQLFSVTAHGGISFIVVYFHLYHRFFLLYSEEIKKWLATIKSRQMPITYFEQYGHELFITYPYILDFYQHLIIK; this is translated from the coding sequence ATGGTAATAATAGATTGGAAAGGAAGTGAAATTATTCACCTAACTGCCAATCGGGGTATGTTTCTTGAAACACTAATTAATTATACCATCAATGAATATAAAAGCAAAAATATTGCATTATTTAATAAAAGGCCCGTAAACATTATTCCTTTAGTAAAAAATGGGGCCATAATTGAAAAAGGGTATTTTAAAGAAAAGTCAACTTGTGACTACTATGGGTTATTTCGGGGAACATATGTTGAATTTGAAGCAAAAGAAACTTTTAAAGAAAAATTTAACCTAGCATTATTAAAAAAACATCAACTAGAACAATTATTTTCAGTAACTGCTCATGGTGGGATTAGTTTTATTGTTGTTTATTTTCATCTTTATCATCGTTTTTTTCTTTTATATAGCGAAGAAATAAAAAAATGACTAGCTACAATAAAATCACGACAAATGCCAATCACTTATTTTGAACAATATGGTCATGAACTATTTATTACTTATCCCTATATTCTAGATTTTTACCAGCATTTAATTATCAAGTAG